From the Nitrospirae bacterium YQR-1 genome, one window contains:
- a CDS encoding cytochrome c oxidase subunit II: MAILAPEKGWFHKKVAKDEKMWIMCATVVALALFAIMVLWHLVGKQNPSYTVYNTSPDEFYKMAQANWKKYQIGEEAGIPVVKPAPDSDVYVIGTTWRWEPVLILKKGAKYRFHVSSLDLLHGFSLQPMNMNFLIHPGYDYVLTFKPTYTGDFRLICNEYCGPGHHSMIGKIVVED, encoded by the coding sequence ATGGCAATACTTGCACCGGAAAAAGGATGGTTTCATAAGAAGGTTGCAAAAGATGAAAAAATGTGGATAATGTGTGCAACGGTAGTTGCGCTGGCACTGTTTGCAATCATGGTTTTGTGGCATTTAGTAGGCAAGCAGAACCCATCTTATACTGTTTACAACACCTCGCCGGATGAATTTTACAAGATGGCTCAGGCAAACTGGAAGAAATACCAGATTGGAGAGGAGGCCGGCATTCCTGTTGTTAAACCCGCTCCCGACAGTGACGTATATGTTATCGGCACAACGTGGAGATGGGAACCGGTACTTATCCTTAAAAAGGGAGCCAAGTACAGGTTTCATGTATCATCCCTGGATCTCCTTCATGGGTTTTCGCTTCAGCCTATGAACATGAACTTCCTGATACATCCTGGATATGATTATGTACTAACGTTTAAGCCTACATACACTGGTGATTTCCGGCTGATCTGTAACGAGTACTGCGGCCCTGGTCATCATTCGATGATTGGCAAGATAGTAGTTGAAGATTAA
- a CDS encoding c-type cytochrome, with amino-acid sequence MKGRVVSLVVLGVVFWAFVVGESYGADPQTVQLGKTVYERRCAFCHGLKGDGKGTAEFVSKKKDGKIWKIYPRDFTFGSFRFRSTQTGSLPTDADLMNILSRGIPRSSMPAGRDLSDQEKMAVIQYIKTFSARWKDEQPGTAITVTAKPGWVGSPESVAKGEQVWKNMKCWECHGEKGRGDGTKSETIKDDMKRAILPFDFTVGALKRGNTPEDIYLAYTTGLDGTGMPSYEDSLNEDDRWHLVSFTQKLMGLVK; translated from the coding sequence ATGAAAGGCAGAGTTGTATCGTTAGTAGTTCTTGGTGTTGTTTTTTGGGCTTTTGTTGTAGGGGAAAGTTATGGAGCGGACCCCCAGACGGTTCAGCTTGGCAAAACGGTTTATGAGAGAAGGTGTGCCTTCTGTCATGGCCTAAAGGGAGATGGGAAAGGAACGGCTGAGTTTGTTTCTAAGAAGAAGGACGGTAAGATATGGAAGATTTATCCCCGTGATTTTACCTTCGGTTCTTTCAGGTTCAGGTCAACCCAGACAGGCTCCTTACCGACGGATGCCGACCTAATGAATATATTATCACGTGGCATCCCAAGGTCAAGTATGCCTGCCGGCAGAGACCTTTCCGATCAGGAGAAAATGGCGGTAATTCAGTACATTAAGACATTTTCAGCGAGGTGGAAGGATGAACAGCCCGGGACTGCCATAACCGTAACTGCAAAGCCTGGGTGGGTTGGAAGCCCTGAGTCGGTAGCAAAGGGCGAGCAGGTATGGAAAAACATGAAATGCTGGGAGTGCCATGGTGAAAAGGGCAGAGGAGATGGTACCAAGTCGGAAACTATCAAAGATGATATGAAAAGAGCGATACTTCCGTTTGACTTTACAGTCGGAGCATTAAAAAGAGGTAACACTCCGGAGGATATCTATCTTGCATATACTACGGGTCTTGACGGGACAGGAATGCCATCATATGAGGATTCGCTCAATGAGGACGATCGCTGGCATCTTGTGTCTTTTACACAAAAGTTAATGGGATTGGTTAAATAA